The stretch of DNA AAAAAATTTTACTTTAGCATTTATATCTTTTATAAAAACAGCAAAAATTGAACCCGCTAAATATCCAACATAATTAATTGAAGCCAAAACTCCTGCAAAACTAATAGTTAAATAATCTTCCAACATTGGAGGTAATAATGATGTAAAAACAAATCTTGCAACTCCTACACCAATTATAAGTGCGATGATTCCTGCAAGTAAAATAGCTACATTTGAATTTTTATCTAATAAATTTATTGTTCGCATATATTCTTCCTTTTAAATTAGTGGTATAATATCACTAAAAATGATATTAAGTCAAATATCTAATCATGATTTATGATATAAGGAAAAGAGATATGGATTCAAGTTTATTAAAAGTTTTTGTTGAAGTAGCACAAGAAAACAGTATTACAAAAGCAGCAAATAAATTAAATTTTGCCCAATCAAACGTAACTTCAAGAATAAAACAGCTGGAAAAATCTTTAGGATTTGCTCTGTTTCATAGAGTCCCAAAGGGTGTGATTTTAAGTAAAGAAGGAGAAAAACTCTATCCTTACGCAGTTGAAATTGTAAAAAAAGTTGAACTTGCAACTTTTAGTATGAAAAATATCAACAACCAAGAACATCTAATAATTGGTTCAACTGAATCAAATGCAACTACAAGAATTGTGCCATTTTTAGTTCAACTTCACAGTGATTTTCCAAATATGAGTTTAGAATTAATCACTAATACAACAAGAGAAATTACAAAAGAACTGCTTGATTATAAAGTTGATATTGCATTTATTAGTGGTGTTCCAAAACATAATGATTTAATAGTTTTAAATAAAGTAGATGAAGATATAGTAATAGTTGAACCAAAAAGTGGAAATGCTCCAAATGTTTTTTTATCTTTTAAAAATGGTTGTGCTTATAATGAATTTGGACAAACTTATCTAAAAAATAGCTCAAACGAAGATTTCAAAACTTTAGAATTTGGAAATTATGAAATAATTTTAGGTTGTGTAAAAGCAGCAATGGGAAAAAGTCTATTGCCATTAAGTATTGTGAAAAAACATAAATATGAAAATGATTTAAAAATCACAAATCTACCAAAAGAGTTAGCAAATATGCCAACTTGTTTGGTTTGTAGAAAAGATAATATTCCTAAAATTGAGGATTATCTAAAAGAGTATAGTTTTTAGTTACAAGCATTTTTGAATTTTTTTAATTCATCTTCAATGCTTGGAACTCTCATAAAATGTTCACCAATTAAAAACGCATCAGCACCAATCGAGTTTAATCTTTTTATTACTTCAATATCTGAAACACCTGATTCTGCAACTATGATTTTTCCATTTGGAATTAAAGGAATTAATTTATCACATAAAGTCATATCCATTTCAAAAGTATCAAGATTTCTATGATTTATCCCAATAATTGTAGCTCCACATTTAATAGCTTTTGTTAAATCTTCCTTATCATGAATTTCAACTAAAACTTCAAGTCCTAAATGAATTGCATAATCATAAAGTTCTTTTAATTCTTTTGTTCCAAGTGCTTTTGCAATAAGTAAAATAAAATCAGCTCCATAAACTAAAGCTTCAACAATTTGATATTTATCAACTATAAAATCTTTTCTTAAAAGTGGCGTTGGAACATATCTTCTAATTGCAGTTAAATACTCTAAATTACCTTGAAAATAGTGAGGTTCTGTTAAAACTGAAATTGCATTTGCTCCACTATTACTATATGCTTGTGCAATTAAAATTGGATCAAAATCCTCTTTTATTATTCCCTTGCTAGGACTAGCTTTCTTAACTTCAGCAATAATTCTAATTGGTTCTTCTTTTGTTGAAGTTAAATATGGTTTTACATCTCTTGGAGTATAAGGATTTGAAGATAGAGTTCTTCCTAATAAATCTAAGCTTATCTCTTTTTTTCTAATTTCTAAATCTTGTTTTGTTTTTTCTATAATCTCATCTAAAATCATTTTTTACACTCCTTTATTTTTTCCCAATGTAGTTTTATCTCTTCATCATTTAAGCCAACTTCATCAACTACTCTTTTCATTTGTTTATTTGCTTCTTGACAGTTTTTGAGTTTATATTGTCCCCAAGCTAAAGTATCAATATATGCTAAATTATTAGGTTCTTCTTTTAGTGCTTTTTTTACTAAAGTTACACCTTTTGATACATTTATATTAAAGTCAATTAAAATATATGCTAAATAATTTTCATAAATATGATTATCAATATGTTCTATTACTTTTTCAAATTTAGCAATAACACTATTTAATACTTTTCTTTTATCTTCAGCCATTTCAAATTCTATAATTGCTTGTTGTCCTAAATATTCTAAATTATCACTATTTGCATATAAACTTCCTAATAAATTATAAGCTTTTAAAGGTTGATTTGTAATTTTATATAAATTTAATAAAATTTCGTCTTCTTCTTTATTTTGTTCAAGAAAATCTATTGCCATTCCTACATTATCTTTTGCTATATACTTTATTAATAAAATTTTTGTTTTATTAAACATCAATAATTCATTATTCTTTTTATATTCAGAATACATTTCTTTTAATAAAGGAATTATTTTTTCTGTTTTTTGCTCTTTTTCATAAAAAGCTAAAAGTTGCATTGATAAATTAAAATCATGTCCATTTTCTTTTATATATTGCTCTATTTTACTTATGGCTTCTTCTTTTTGTGATAAATTGAAATATTGAATATTTGTCAAATTAAGAAATGTATTTGCAGATTTATTTAAAGCAAACGCTTTCTCAAAAAGCTCATAAGCTTTTAAATAATCTTTTTGTTGTAAATAAATAGTCCCTAAAAGTTCATAATTTACATCATTTTGAAATAAATTTGTTAATTTTTGAGCATTTAATAAAGCTTCTTTTTGATCACCTAATTTAAATAGCGCAAATGTATATAATCTTAATATTATCTCTTCTTGTTTAATATTATTTATGTAATATTTAGAAGCATATTCCTTAACAATTTTATAATCTTTTATCTGTGTAGATATTGCTAAATGTTTTAATAAATACTCATAATTATTTGTTTGTTCAAATAATCTTATATATAATTCTCTTGCATCATAATATAATCTTTGATTTTCTGATTCTAATGCTAAAATTATATATTGATTTTCAAGCTCAAAACTTTTAGTTTTTACTTCAACAAATTTTATTTTTATTGGTTCTTTATTTTCTAAGTCCAATGTTTTATTACTACATCCATTAAAAAAGAATAATAATAAACAAAGTACTAAAGACTTCGTATAGCTGGGCACTCTTTATAAACCTCTTCTTCTTTTTCTTTAAAATAATCCCAAAAAGGGAAAGTCCTACATTGATTTGGTCTTGCATTATAAATAGAACATTGTTTTTTTTCCAAATCGAAAAAACAGCACGCATAATTATTTGAAGCTAATTGTATCTCTTTTATGCTATATTTATAGGCGATTTTATTTAAATATCTTTTTTTTAAATCTTCAGCAGAAATTTTTAAATGTAAAGCTAAAGCTTGAATTTCAACCGAATTAATCCAAATATAACCACTTTCCCCTATACAACAATTTCCTTTGCAACTATTACAACCATTTGGATCAAAAGCAAAATTAAATCCATCTTTTTTAACTAAATTACTCAATATCGACCTTTATACTGTGTGTAGAAGATTTTTTATATATTTCTTGAACTTCAGAAGTAAAATTATTATTTTCATCAAAAACTATTAAAGGTTTTAAAATTTTTGTCAAAGATTTTGAATTTCTTTTTGCATAAACTAAAATTAATGTTGCATCTTTTGAATATTTTGGATGAACAAACTGTAAAGCTTCTAAATTAAATTTATATTTATTTAACAATAACAATATATTGTTTATTTGTTTTACATCATAACAAAAAAAGAATTTTCCTTCACTTTTTAATATTGATGCTGTTTTTTTTATAAAAACTTCAAGGGGTAAAGAGTCATTATATCTAGCAATTTTTAAACTTTGATTGTCACTTTTGATAACATCTGCATGATAAAAAGGTGGATTTGAAACGCAAATATCAAATTTTTTCTCAAAGTCAATTTCTTCAAAAGAACCTTCATATAATTTTGAATCTATTTTATTTGTTTTTGAATTTTTTGTTGAGAAAAATTGAAACATTTTTTGTATTTCACACTGATTTAGTTTTAGTTTTTCAAAATCTTTTGCTACTAATAAACCTAAAATTCCACTCCCACTTCCTACGTCTAATAATTCACCTTTTATATTCTTATATTTGGTAAAATTTTCAATTATAAAGTTATATAAAAAATGTGTATCACTATTATAACAATAGCCATTTGTTGGCTGATATAAAACCAAAAATTATCCTTATTTTATTTAGATGAATTATATCTAAGTTAAATAAATATGAGTTTTAATTTCATTATTAACTTATACTATTGTATAAAAACTAGATAAATATTTTAAGCTTAAATATAGTTTATAAAAGTGCCTTAAATTTCGTTATTCTCTTGTAGCAAAATGTAACAAGAGAAAAATTCAATTTATAAATTGCAAAGATATAACATTCTTTGGGATTATTATAGGCTATTATTTGACGATAATATATTGAGTTAATTCAATTATTGATATTAAAATAATTTAAGGAGAAATTATGTCTAATATGGAAGCTCCTGCAAATACTCCGGTTTGGGTTAATGAAGCTAGATGCAAAGCATGTGATAAATGTGTTTCAGTATGTCCAGCTGGCGTACTTGCGATGAGACAAGAAGTTCATTCTACTTTAGGTTCAATGATTAAAGTTGTTCACCCAGAAGCATGTATTGGTTGTACAGATTGCGAATTGGCATGTCCAGATTTTGCAATTTATGTTGCTGATAAAAAAGAGTTCAAATTTGCAAAACTTACAGAAGAAGCAAAAGTGAGAAAAGAAGCGGTTATAAAAAATAATTATAGAGAACTAGAGGCGTAAGGAGAATTAATGGCAAGAGAAGTAATTTCAACTGGTAATGAACTAGCAGCTAAAGCTGCAATAGACGCTGACGTTGAGTTTTTTGGTGGATACCCTATTACTCCTTCAAGTGAGATAATGCACGTACTTTCTTCTGCATTACCAGCTAGAGGACATGCATGTATTCAAATGGAAGATGAAATAGCAGGTATTTGTACAGCAATAGGTGCTGCAATGTCTGGAAAAAGATCAATGACTGCAACATCAGGACCTGGTATCTCTTTAAAAGCAGAAAACTTAGGTGTTGGATATATTTCTGAAGTTCCTTTAGTAGTTGTAAATGTAATGAGAGGTGGTCCATCAACTGGTCTTCCAACAAGAGTTGCACAAGGTGACTTATTACAAGCAAAAAACCCTACTCATGGTGATGTAAAATCAATTACTTTAGTTCCAGGTAACTTAAGAGAATGTTATACAGAAACAGTAAGAGCTTTCAATTTAGCTGATAGATTTATGCAACCTGTATTTGTTTTATTAGATGAAACAATTGGTCACATGAGTGGAAAAGCAATTCTTCCTGATCTAGAAGAAATTCAAGCTTCTAAAATCTCAAGAAAAAGATTCGATGGAGATAAAAAAGATTACAAACCTTACGGTGTTGGAGCTGATGAACCAGCTGTATTAAATCCAATGTTTGAAGGTTATAGATACCACTTTACTGGTCTTCACCATGGACCAACAGGACATCCTACAGAAGATGCTGATATGTGTGACGCTTTAATGAAAAGATTATTTAATAAAGTTGATGCTCACGTAGATGAATTAGAATTAAATGAAGAATATATGTTAGAAGATGCTGACATTATGATTATTGCGTATGGTTCTGTATCTTTAGGTGTTACTGAAGCAATTAATAGAATGAGAAAAGAAGGTATTAAAGTTGGAATGTTCAGACCATTAACAATTTGGCCAAGTCCAGCAAAAAGAATAAAAGAATTAATGGATAAATTTAACAAAGTATTAGTTGCAGAGTTAAATATGGGACAATTTACAGAAGAAGTACAAAGAGTATCTGGAAGATCTAATTTTGATACATTATATAAAGTAAATGGTAGACCTTTATCTCCACTAGAAATTATTGAAAAAGTGAAAGGAATGTAATTATGGCTTTTAATTATGATGAATATTTAAGAACAGATAAAATGCCAACACTATGGTGTTGGGGATGTGGTGATGGAGTTATTCTAAAATCTGTAATTAGAGCTATAGAGAAACTTGGTTGGAATATGGATGATGTTTGTGTTGTTTCAGGAATCGGATGTTCTGGAAGATTTTCTTCATACATTAACTGTAATACAATTCACACAACTCACGGAAGAACTTTAGCTTATGCAACTGGTGTTAAATTAGCAAATCCAGATAAAAAAGTTATTGTTGTTGGTGGAGATGGTGATGGTCTTGCAATTGGTGGAAATCATACAATTCATGCTGCTAGAAGAAACATTGACTTAAATTATATTATTATCAATAATTTCATTTATGGATTAACAAATTCTCAAACAAGTCCAACAACTCCTCAAGGTATGTGGACTGTTACAATGAGTAGAGGAAATATTGACCCTACTTTTGATGCTTGTAAATTAGTTGAAGCAGCAGGAGCTTCTTTTGTTGCAAGAGAAACTATGTTAGACCCTAAAAAATTAGAAAGAACTTTAGTTAAAGCTTTTGAACATAAAGGTTTTTCATTTATTGAAGTATTCTCTAACTGTCACGTTAACTTAGGAAGAAAAAATAAAATGGCAACAGCTATGGCAAATTTAGAGTGGATTGATTCAATTTCAATGGCAAAATCTAAATTTGAAAAATTAGAACCAGAAGAACAAAAAGGTATTTTTCCTACAGGTATTTTAAAACAAGATACTGAAGCAATGGAATATTGTGAAGCTTACGAAAAAGTAAAAGAAGCTCATAAAAATAAAACTATGGTTCAATTATAAGGAGATACACATGGCAACAAATAAAACATTAATGAGATTTACAGGTGTTGGTGGACAAGGTGTACTTCTTGCAGGTGCGATTTTCGCAGCTGCAAAAATCAATGATGGAGGTTATGGTTTAAAAACTGCAACTTATACATCTCAAGTAAGAGGTGGACCAACTGTTGTTGATATTACTTTACAAGATGATGAAATTTTATATCCTTATGCAAATGATGGTGAAATTGATTTCATGCTTTCAGTTGCACAAATTTCTTATGACCAATTTAAAAATGGTGTAAAAGAAGGTGGAGTTATCGTTGTTGAACCAAATCTTGTTACTCCAACTGAAGAAGATAGAAAAAAATGGAAAATCTATGAAATTCCAATTATTACTATTGCGAAAGAAGAAGTAGGAAATGTTATTACTCAATCAGTTTTAGCATTAGCTATGGCTAACTATTTTACAGGTGAAACTGTACCAAATGAAGTATTGAAAAAAACAATGCTTTCAAAAGTGCCAGAAAAAGTACATGAAATCAATAATAAAGCATTTGATTTAGGTATTAAATACGCTCACGAAGCACAAGCTAACGCTTAAAAATAGAGGTTTTTAAACCTCTATTTTATTCTTTTATATATTTTTTATAATCTTCTATTTTTTCTTTTAATCTTTTTGCTAAATAAATATTTGAATTACCTAAACAAGATAAAATAAAACTTGCTTCTTTTTGATATTTTGATATTTTTTCATTATCCCAATGTTTTGGTGGAATTCCTAAATTTGTAATTCTATCAGCTAATTTAACCATTTGAACTTCATAGGGTTGAGTTAATAATCTTTCAATACTATCTTTCATTTGTTCTTGTTTTGAAACCAAAGTTTTATCTTTTGTTAAAGCTTCAACCCCATTGGCAATGGTTTCTCCAAATTTTACATATAGTTCATCATAAGTAATATTAGCATCTTCAATAACATCATGTAACAAAGCACAAGAAATGGCTATATTTGCTTTTTCTTCATCAAGCTTAGATTTCTCACAAGCATTTATAACTTCCATTGCTACACAAGTTATATGAGCAAGATAAAGCAAACCTTTTGGAGTTTTTTGCTCACCATGAGCATGAGCAGCAAAAGTTAAAACTTCTATATAATTTTCTTGGCTAAACATTTATTTATTCTCTTTTTTATGATTATTTATAACATTATCACTTTTTGAAAAAGAGATTAAATCTTCAACTGTTTTAATTTTAGAACTATCAATATTTGACAAACTTTTTTCAAAAACAATAGCTGTTGTTAAAGCATCAAAATAGGCTCTATGATGATTATCAACTTCAATATTTAAAACTTCTTTTAAAAAACTCAAACCATATTTTTCAGATTCGATTGTTCTTTTTGCCAAATCAATAGAACAAATTTTTCTATTTAAGAGTTTTCCTAAATGAAATTTTTCAAAAGAATCAGAAATAAAAGTGTAATCAAATTTTATATCATGGGCCACAAAAACATCATCTTCTAAAAACACTTTAAATTCTTTTAAAACTTTCTCAAGTCTTGGAGCATCTTCTAACATTTTAAGATTTATTTTTGTAACTTCTTGAACATAAGCTGGAATTTCTTTTGCATAAACTAATGATTCGAATTTATCTAGAATTTTTCCATTTTTATATTTTACAGCGCCAAGTTCAATAATTTGATAACCTTTTTTTGCACTTCCACCATTTGTTTCAATATCAACTATACAAAAAGTTTGTTCTTCTATTGGTGTTTTTATAGTTTTTAAATAAACAAAATCTCCTTCAAACTCCAAAGGTAAACCATTTGATAAAAGTAATTCAAATTCAAGTTCTGGAGTTTCATAAAAAGTATCAGCTGCTTCATTTAATAACTCTAAAAATTCTGTATATAAAATTGGTTCTTTTAATAATCTTTGTAAAATATTTTGTAATTTAAATTGAGGTTTAGGAACAATCCTTTTAGGCGATTTCATTTGCCTCTTTTACAAAATCTATCATTTTTTGTTTAGATTTTTTTCCCTTAGATTCTTCAACTCCACTGCTAACATCAACTCCATAAAAACCATAACCATTTATCTCTTTTAAATTATTTGAAGTTAATCCACCAGCAAGAATAAATTTTGAACAATCAAGGTTTTCAAACCACTCTAAAGCAACTCTTTTACCCTCACCTCCAAAACCATCAACAAAAGCATCTAATAAATAATAATCTTTATTTAAATTCTTTAAATCTTTTTGTGATTTAACTCTTATTACTTTTATAGATTTTACTTTTAATAATTCATAATTTAATATCTCATTATCATCTATTATTTGAGCCAAATGCATTTTTGATTCAGCACAAACTTCATTTATAAAGTTTTCATTTTCATTTACAAAAAGTCCAACTATTTGTACAAAAGGAGGAAGTTTTTCAACTATCTCTTTTGCTTTTAAAGGTGTAATATATCTTGGAGAATTAGCATAAAAAACAAAACCCAAAGCATCAGCACCTGCATTTATTGCATCAAGTGCATCTTGTAAATTTGTTATACCACAAATTTTTACTCTCATTTTTTAAACCTGTAGACTTTTTATAGCTTTTGAATAATCAGCATTTCCAAACACATAAGATCCAGCAACAACAACATCAACACCAGCTTCTTTTAACTCATGAATATTTTTGTCATTTACTCCACCATCAACTTGAATTAAACAATTTGGATTTCTTTTATTAATTAACTCTTTTAATTTTTTTGCTTTTTCAATAACTGATGGAATAAATTTTTGTCCACCAAAACCAGGATTTACAGACATTAATAAAACCATATCCAAATCTTCAAGTAAATATTCAATGGCTTCAGGAGGAGTATGAGGATTTAAAACAATTGCTGGTTTAATTCCATAATCTCTAATCTTTTGAATAAGTCTATGTGGATGATTTTCACTTTCAATATGAAATGAAATATAAAGAGGTTTACAAGGGGCAAAAAGCTCAACAAAAAAAGTATTATCTTCAACCATTAAATGAATATCAAGGGGTTTAGTAGCAACTTTTGCAACAGAGTTTACAACAACAGGTCCTATTGTCATATTAGGAACATAGTGTCCATCCATTACATCCACATGAATTAAATCACTTCCAGCATCACAAATGGCTTTTATTTCACTTGCAAGATTTCCAAAATCTGCTGATAATATAGAAGGTGCTACAAGCATCTTTTCTAACCTTTTTTTCTAAATTTTGCCCGATTATATCATTTAAACTCTTTTAGAATGTATAAAAATAGATTTATAATACTTTTTGATGTAGAATCTAAACAAAAAACAAATTGGCAAATCATGAAAAAATTTTTACTCTTATTTATCTATAGTTTATGTTTTAGTGAAGATATAAATACACTTTATGAAGAAGCTCAAAATTTAGAAAATCAAGGAAATTATAAAGAAGCCATGCTTTTATATAAAAAAGCTGCTGATTTGAATATTCCTAAATATACTCCAGAAGATAGATATATACTTGATTTATCAAAAAATGATGAACATAAAGTTGAATCCTTTACAAACATGAAAAAAGCTTTTTATCAAAACCAAATTGATAAAGTTAATGATAAAGAAACTGACGAAAATTTAAAACAGATAGTTACGGGTGACTTTGGTCTTTATCCTTATAAAAAGAACTATTTACTTCCTGTAACTTATCAAGTAAATACACCAAAAGAACAAAATTCTTTTGAGACAAATTTTCAAATAAGTATAGAAAAACCTATTACTTATAATTTTTTTGGACTAAATGAATCAATTTCAGCTGCATACACACAAAACTCTTTTTGGCAAACATTTAAACACTCTTCTCCTTTTAGAGAAACAAATTATGAACCTGAAATATTTGTACAATTTCCATATAAAAGTACCAGTACTTTAAAAAGTTATAAAATTGCATTAAATCATGTTTCAAATGGAAGAAATGATGAATATTCAAGGTCATGGAACAGAGTCTATTTAGAAGGTTATTTTCAACTTTCTAATTTATTTATAATCCCAAAAGTTTGGTATAGAATCCCTGAAAATAGTTCAGATGATGATAATCCTAATATTGAAGATTATTATGGAAATGGTGATTTAACTTTCCTTTATGCTTATAAAAAACATACATTTGAATTGGCTTTGAGAAACAATCTTGAGTTCAATGAGGGGAATAAAGGTTCAGCTGAGTTAAATTGGACTTTCCCCCTACCTGATTTTTTATATGCAGCAAATACTTATGGTATATTCCAACTATTCTCAGGTTATGGTAATAATCTAATTGATTATGATAGAGAAGTTCATAAAGTAGGCTTAGGAATAGCTTTCTCTAGATAGATTCTATTTTATATTTTGTATATAATAAAAAATAGCCTCTATCTCTTCTTCAACTAAAAAGTATGTTGGCATTACATTAGCATAATGAATTAATTTTTCACATACTTGCTCTTTTTCAAATTTTAAATTTGGATTCTTTTTAGAATTTACTTTTATTGAAAAAGTTTCATAATCTATATTTTTTATATCAGGAACAACCAAAGTACAATTATAAATTTTTTTCTCATGCATCTGTTTAAAATCAACCATCTTCCTACCTCTTGCATCATTTCCATGACAACTATTACAGCCTATTCCTCTTGGATTATTATAAAGCATTTTACCATACTCATATTTTGTAATAAAAGAGTTATTAATATCCATTAAATTTTCTGGATGTTTTTCTTCTGGTTGATTTAATTCTGGTTGTTTATTTTCTAATTGATTTTGTTCAACTTCATTGGCATAAAGAGTTGAACCAAGAAGGAAAAAAATTACAAATAAATATTTCATTTAACTCCTATTTTATCTATATTTTTAAAAAACCAATAAAAGCTAAACATTAACCCAGGTGTTTTAGCTTTTGATTCATCAAAAATAAATTCCTCAGCTTCTTCAATTGGCAAAAACATAACTTCAATTTGCTCATCGTTAATTCCGCCGCCATCATGAATTTTCATTGATTCATCAATTTCTGCAAAAAATAAGTATTGACAAGCTCCACTAATTCCCACATTTGTATAAAATGAAGTTATTTTTGAGATATCATTTATTTTAACATGGTATCCACACTCTTCATCTATTTCTTCTTGTGCTATTTCTTCTAAGGATTTATCTTTATCCACTAATCCAGCACACAATTCATAAGTAAATGTTTTAGAACTGTCATTTAAAAAAACTGGAATTCTAAACTGCTTTACAAGCAAAAAAGCTTTTTTCTCAACATGATATAAAAGAATTGCAACGCTATTATGACTTCGTACAGCTTCCCAAGTTTTATTTTTTCCATTTTGATTATATGTTACTTTTATTGGATGAATAAATTTTGTATCTTTTAACTCACTTATTTTTAAATCTTCAATTACATTTATCATTTATTGTCTTTAATTTTTTTTCGTATTCTAACAAAAAATTAATTCAATTTACTTTTTATTTACTATTGAAGAAAAATCGATACTAAAGATTGTCTCTTTGGCTATTTGTGACTTTAGGTTTAAAACTAAATTATATTCATTACAAATTCTTTTTACTATATCTAAACCTATTCCAAAACCACCTTCATTGTTATTTCCTCTTTTATATCTTTTGAAAATCTCTTTTTGTTCTTCATCACTTATTCCTCTTCCAAAATCTTTTACACCTAAAATATTATCTTTTAAAGTAACCTCAATAATAGAGTCTTTATAACTATATTTAATAGCATTTGAAATTAGATTATTCACCAATTTTTGCGTTTTTGTTCTATCCATTTTTATATAACAACTAAAAAGATTTGAATTTATTTGAATATTTTTTGTAATAGAAATATCATTAAAA from Arcobacter suis CECT 7833 encodes:
- a CDS encoding 3'-5' exonuclease, with amino-acid sequence MKSPKRIVPKPQFKLQNILQRLLKEPILYTEFLELLNEAADTFYETPELEFELLLSNGLPLEFEGDFVYLKTIKTPIEEQTFCIVDIETNGGSAKKGYQIIELGAVKYKNGKILDKFESLVYAKEIPAYVQEVTKINLKMLEDAPRLEKVLKEFKVFLEDDVFVAHDIKFDYTFISDSFEKFHLGKLLNRKICSIDLAKRTIESEKYGLSFLKEVLNIEVDNHHRAYFDALTTAIVFEKSLSNIDSSKIKTVEDLISFSKSDNVINNHKKENK
- a CDS encoding phosphoribosylanthranilate isomerase, giving the protein MRVKICGITNLQDALDAINAGADALGFVFYANSPRYITPLKAKEIVEKLPPFVQIVGLFVNENENFINEVCAESKMHLAQIIDDNEILNYELLKVKSIKVIRVKSQKDLKNLNKDYYLLDAFVDGFGGEGKRVALEWFENLDCSKFILAGGLTSNNLKEINGYGFYGVDVSSGVEESKGKKSKQKMIDFVKEANEIA
- a CDS encoding phospholipase A, with the protein product MKKFLLLFIYSLCFSEDINTLYEEAQNLENQGNYKEAMLLYKKAADLNIPKYTPEDRYILDLSKNDEHKVESFTNMKKAFYQNQIDKVNDKETDENLKQIVTGDFGLYPYKKNYLLPVTYQVNTPKEQNSFETNFQISIEKPITYNFFGLNESISAAYTQNSFWQTFKHSSPFRETNYEPEIFVQFPYKSTSTLKSYKIALNHVSNGRNDEYSRSWNRVYLEGYFQLSNLFIIPKVWYRIPENSSDDDNPNIEDYYGNGDLTFLYAYKKHTFELALRNNLEFNEGNKGSAELNWTFPLPDFLYAANTYGIFQLFSGYGNNLIDYDREVHKVGLGIAFSR
- a CDS encoding NUDIX domain-containing protein, with product MINVIEDLKISELKDTKFIHPIKVTYNQNGKNKTWEAVRSHNSVAILLYHVEKKAFLLVKQFRIPVFLNDSSKTFTYELCAGLVDKDKSLEEIAQEEIDEECGYHVKINDISKITSFYTNVGISGACQYLFFAEIDESMKIHDGGGINDEQIEVMFLPIEEAEEFIFDESKAKTPGLMFSFYWFFKNIDKIGVK
- the rpe gene encoding ribulose-phosphate 3-epimerase, which gives rise to MLVAPSILSADFGNLASEIKAICDAGSDLIHVDVMDGHYVPNMTIGPVVVNSVAKVATKPLDIHLMVEDNTFFVELFAPCKPLYISFHIESENHPHRLIQKIRDYGIKPAIVLNPHTPPEAIEYLLEDLDMVLLMSVNPGFGGQKFIPSVIEKAKKLKELINKRNPNCLIQVDGGVNDKNIHELKEAGVDVVVAGSYVFGNADYSKAIKSLQV
- a CDS encoding c-type cytochrome produces the protein MKYLFVIFFLLGSTLYANEVEQNQLENKQPELNQPEEKHPENLMDINNSFITKYEYGKMLYNNPRGIGCNSCHGNDARGRKMVDFKQMHEKKIYNCTLVVPDIKNIDYETFSIKVNSKKNPNLKFEKEQVCEKLIHYANVMPTYFLVEEEIEAIFYYIQNIK